From the genome of Rhodothermales bacterium, one region includes:
- a CDS encoding GNAT family N-acetyltransferase, whose amino-acid sequence MSHPALTIRHLQTYDEIVACRDVQQETWGEAFVDLVPPSLLVVTQKIGGILAGAFTEANELVAFVYGVPGLRNGEDIHWSHMMAVRPAYRGSGIGRDLKLFQREFVLSQGIRRIHWTYDPLEALNANLNLNRLGAFPEEYVRDLYGDGSSSILHSTIGTDRYVVTWHLLEEDRLAHRAKFEDAGVLADLPVVNDAEAIRDYHAVRVEIPVHIQHVKKQSADLARAWRQSTRKALELYLGAGFGVVGYYQDPESKRCYYILARPR is encoded by the coding sequence TTGAGTCACCCTGCGCTGACCATTCGGCATTTGCAGACCTACGACGAGATCGTTGCCTGCCGCGACGTGCAGCAGGAGACCTGGGGAGAGGCCTTTGTCGATCTCGTGCCGCCCTCGCTGCTGGTGGTGACGCAGAAGATCGGAGGCATCCTCGCCGGCGCGTTCACCGAGGCGAACGAACTTGTGGCGTTTGTGTATGGCGTGCCGGGGCTGCGCAACGGTGAGGATATTCACTGGTCGCACATGATGGCCGTTCGCCCCGCGTACCGTGGCTCCGGCATCGGGCGGGATCTGAAGCTGTTCCAGCGCGAGTTCGTCCTGAGCCAGGGCATCCGGCGGATCCACTGGACCTACGACCCCCTCGAAGCGCTCAACGCGAACCTGAATCTGAATCGGCTGGGGGCGTTTCCGGAGGAGTATGTGCGGGATCTGTACGGCGATGGGTCGTCGAGCATCCTGCACTCGACCATCGGGACGGATCGGTATGTGGTGACCTGGCATTTGCTGGAGGAGGATCGCCTGGCCCATCGCGCGAAGTTCGAGGACGCCGGCGTGCTGGCCGATCTGCCCGTCGTGAACGACGCCGAGGCGATACGAGACTACCACGCCGTCCGCGTCGAAATCCCCGTGCACATCCAGCACGTGAAGAAGCAATCGGCCGACCTTGCCCGCGCCTGGCGGCAATCCACTCGAAAAGCCCTGGAGCTGTACCTCGGCGCCGGCTTCGGCGTCGTCGGCTATTACCAGGACCCCGAGTCGAAGCGCTGCTACTACATCCTCGCCCGGCCTCGTTGA
- a CDS encoding nitrilase family protein, producing MSILRAATVQFEHKAGDKRHNVAVIARFCAQAADAGVAIVVFPEMCITGYWHVHTLDRDAVAALAEPIPDGPSTRELLELARRYNMIVCAGLIEQAPDGRMHNAYAVCLPDGGVHVHRKLHTFVSEHLTSGDQYTVFDTPLGVRFGVLTCWDNNLVENVRITALRGATVLIAPHQTGGTASRSPHALGRIDPALWHGRFNNPAAIEAELRGPKGREWLMRWLPSRAHDNGLFILFSNGVGMDGDEVRTGGAMIIDCYGRIVDEARAAADAMVVADLDLSLIPLSTGRRWIRGRRPELYGELTQPLGSEVDPRTARFSDTPTS from the coding sequence ATGTCAATTCTCCGAGCCGCTACCGTCCAGTTTGAGCATAAAGCCGGCGACAAGCGGCATAATGTGGCCGTTATTGCCCGGTTTTGTGCGCAGGCGGCCGATGCCGGCGTGGCGATCGTCGTTTTCCCCGAGATGTGCATCACCGGGTACTGGCACGTGCACACGCTGGACCGCGACGCCGTCGCGGCCCTCGCCGAGCCGATCCCGGACGGCCCGTCAACCCGGGAGCTGCTGGAACTGGCGCGGCGGTACAACATGATCGTCTGCGCCGGCCTCATTGAACAGGCGCCGGACGGGCGGATGCACAATGCCTACGCCGTGTGTCTGCCGGACGGCGGGGTTCACGTGCACCGGAAGCTGCACACGTTTGTGAGCGAACACCTGACCAGCGGCGATCAATACACGGTCTTTGATACCCCGCTGGGCGTTCGATTCGGCGTGCTTACGTGCTGGGACAATAACCTCGTCGAGAACGTCCGCATTACGGCCTTGCGTGGCGCCACGGTGTTGATCGCGCCGCATCAGACGGGCGGGACGGCGTCGCGGAGCCCCCATGCGCTGGGGCGGATCGACCCGGCGCTGTGGCACGGTCGGTTTAATAACCCTGCGGCGATCGAGGCGGAGTTACGGGGTCCGAAGGGGCGTGAATGGCTGATGCGCTGGCTGCCATCGCGCGCACACGATAACGGGCTCTTTATCCTGTTCAGCAACGGGGTGGGGATGGATGGCGACGAGGTGCGCACGGGGGGCGCGATGATTATCGACTGTTACGGCCGGATTGTCGACGAGGCGCGGGCGGCGGCGGATGCCATGGTGGTGGCCGATCTGGACCTGAGCCTGATCCCGTTGTCGACAGGCCGTCGCTGGATCCGCGGCCGCCGGCCGGAGCTGTACGGCGAACTCACGCAGCCGCTCGGCTCGGAAGTGGATCCCCGGACGGCTCGATTCTCCGACACGCCTACGTCCTGA